The following proteins come from a genomic window of Dongia rigui:
- a CDS encoding LTA synthase family protein codes for MSRSTGNLRRQKAGIWRPQALVKTWRIPVLTVGSCYLVAYLVSGLAFGVWVEPHRALLDLALLLIIGRLVLNFSRKVWAFTALMTLLIGAFFVGSSAKIAMLGRPVMPDDVYSVVALVRIMGWLGWVVVALPLGLIVALLIGNMKLGSRAAQASLAAMVALPMGCGIFGNAALRGADIVVGNHPWDQRENFTMRGPTLHILQETLRAFATRKPAPTEMDVAAALDRINAQAGDNGLAALGADPAVRPVALGGAAPRNVHILLLESFWDPTPLLPKDHPVASDGQPILDTRFLKLWDETGRSSALSPTFSGGTANAEFELLCGFPVDSWAVKFEQGFNTAPCLPALLAAQGYRTVASHPNAPGFWNRINAYRRVGFETFWSQGDFKMDDMIVWMLSDRSLYRQIDAKLKAEAEARPVLDFIVTLYGHWNYDMVPERPAVIPVNPAQTELGQYATAMRYKSTELMDEIERLRREDPTSLIIAFGDHLPNLGYNWGEYKNNGFIAGGWGDFSPEMYLRSRTTPLIVIDGKNGPLKLGTQPLYRLNQLVLDRLGLDMPNIGALVPPPERLTIRPVPDTVIGYDAHAKAFLCNPGAGGGACDAVQHWLDDVKLVARDIFDGDGHALALLERHRHPVAASLK; via the coding sequence ATGAGTCGATCGACGGGGAATTTGCGCCGGCAGAAGGCGGGGATTTGGCGACCGCAGGCGCTGGTCAAGACCTGGCGCATCCCGGTCCTGACCGTGGGCAGCTGCTATCTCGTCGCCTATCTGGTTTCGGGTCTTGCCTTTGGGGTCTGGGTCGAACCGCATCGCGCTCTTCTCGATCTTGCCCTCCTTCTCATCATCGGCCGCCTGGTTCTCAATTTTTCGCGCAAGGTCTGGGCGTTCACGGCACTGATGACGCTCCTCATCGGGGCCTTCTTTGTGGGTTCCAGCGCCAAGATCGCCATGCTGGGGCGCCCGGTCATGCCTGACGACGTCTACAGCGTGGTGGCGCTGGTGCGTATCATGGGCTGGCTGGGCTGGGTCGTGGTGGCGCTGCCGCTCGGCCTCATCGTCGCTCTCCTCATCGGCAACATGAAACTCGGCAGCCGGGCGGCGCAGGCATCCCTCGCGGCCATGGTGGCGCTGCCGATGGGCTGTGGCATCTTCGGCAATGCCGCCTTGCGCGGCGCCGATATCGTGGTCGGCAATCATCCCTGGGACCAGCGCGAGAATTTCACCATGCGCGGTCCGACCCTCCATATCCTGCAGGAAACCTTGCGCGCCTTTGCGACCAGGAAGCCCGCCCCCACCGAAATGGATGTCGCTGCCGCACTCGACCGCATCAATGCGCAGGCGGGCGACAACGGTTTGGCGGCCCTTGGCGCCGACCCCGCCGTGCGGCCGGTGGCGCTGGGCGGTGCGGCCCCCCGCAACGTGCATATCCTGCTGCTTGAGAGCTTCTGGGATCCGACACCGCTGCTGCCCAAGGATCATCCGGTGGCGAGCGACGGCCAGCCCATTCTCGACACGCGTTTTTTGAAGCTGTGGGACGAAACGGGCCGCTCGAGCGCGCTGTCGCCGACCTTCAGTGGCGGCACCGCCAATGCCGAGTTCGAGTTGCTATGCGGTTTTCCGGTCGATAGCTGGGCGGTGAAGTTCGAGCAGGGATTCAACACCGCACCCTGCCTGCCGGCATTGCTGGCGGCGCAGGGCTACCGAACGGTTGCCAGCCACCCCAATGCGCCGGGCTTCTGGAACCGCATCAACGCCTATCGCCGCGTCGGCTTCGAGACGTTCTGGTCGCAAGGCGATTTCAAGATGGACGACATGATCGTGTGGATGCTGAGCGACCGCTCGCTCTACCGGCAGATCGATGCGAAGCTGAAGGCCGAAGCCGAGGCGCGGCCGGTGCTCGATTTCATCGTGACGCTCTATGGCCATTGGAATTACGACATGGTGCCGGAACGGCCGGCCGTCATCCCGGTCAACCCGGCGCAGACCGAGCTTGGCCAATACGCCACCGCCATGCGCTACAAATCGACCGAGCTGATGGATGAGATCGAGCGCCTGCGGCGCGAGGATCCTACGTCGCTGATCATCGCCTTTGGCGATCACCTGCCCAATCTCGGCTATAATTGGGGCGAGTATAAGAACAACGGCTTCATCGCCGGCGGTTGGGGCGATTTCTCGCCCGAGATGTATCTGCGCTCGCGCACCACGCCGCTCATTGTCATCGACGGCAAGAACGGGCCGCTGAAGCTCGGGACCCAGCCGCTCTATCGCCTTAATCAGCTGGTGCTGGACCGGCTGGGGCTCGACATGCCCAATATTGGCGCGCTGGTGCCGCCGCCGGAACGCCTCACGATCCGCCCGGTGCCCGACACGGTCATCGGCTACGACGCGCATGCCAAGGCCTTCCTGTGCAATCCAGGTGCTGGCGGTGGCGCTTGCGATGCCGTGCAGCATTGGCTCGACGATGTGAAGCTGGTGGCACGTGACATCTTCGATGGCGACGGCCATGCCCTGGCGCTGTTGGAGCGGCATCGGCATCCCGTCGCGGCCAGCCTGAAATGA
- a CDS encoding glycoside hydrolase family 5 protein — protein sequence MRRPRTLWAPPTHWALVAWLVLCGIPAVPAMALDVRGPHFVDGGEILRLKGIAMGDVGDLPADENPYPEIARDWGANAVRLSIHPGSWRDDSVGALARLTQHVEWARSAGLYVIIDYHAIGWPDGYAQDKFVASDKTTTDWYDTRMSLALDFWRAVASTFKDDDILFELWNEPVSGAAEQLLGDGASWRALQPFWQQLTHLIRGQGNSNVILAAGSHWAFDLSGIAEYPLSDPNTAYIWHVYPGGDLAPHEPGLERLADNHAVIVTEWGFEPGSSEHWAGTAKSFGEPFVALLERYKLSYTGWCWNVAYGPSLRNSDGRSLTPWGAFLKRYLHAS from the coding sequence ATGAGGCGGCCACGAACCCTTTGGGCACCACCAACCCATTGGGCATTGGTGGCCTGGCTGGTGCTCTGTGGTATCCCGGCGGTGCCGGCGATGGCGCTGGACGTGCGTGGGCCCCATTTCGTCGATGGCGGCGAGATCCTGCGCCTCAAAGGCATCGCCATGGGCGATGTCGGCGATCTGCCTGCCGATGAGAATCCCTATCCCGAGATCGCGCGCGATTGGGGCGCCAATGCCGTGCGACTTTCCATCCATCCCGGTTCCTGGCGCGACGATTCGGTGGGGGCGCTCGCACGCCTCACGCAGCATGTCGAATGGGCGCGGTCGGCCGGACTTTACGTCATTATCGATTATCACGCGATCGGCTGGCCGGATGGCTATGCGCAGGACAAATTCGTGGCCAGCGACAAGACGACCACGGATTGGTACGACACACGCATGTCCCTGGCGCTCGATTTCTGGCGCGCGGTCGCCAGCACGTTCAAGGACGACGACATCCTTTTTGAATTGTGGAACGAGCCGGTTTCCGGCGCTGCCGAGCAGCTGCTGGGCGATGGTGCAAGTTGGCGCGCGCTGCAGCCTTTCTGGCAGCAGCTGACCCATCTCATCCGCGGCCAGGGCAACAGCAATGTCATCCTTGCCGCCGGATCGCATTGGGCCTTTGACTTGAGCGGCATCGCCGAATACCCGCTATCCGATCCCAATACGGCCTATATCTGGCACGTCTACCCGGGCGGCGACTTGGCGCCCCATGAGCCGGGCCTGGAAAGGCTCGCCGACAATCACGCGGTGATTGTCACCGAATGGGGCTTCGAGCCGGGGTCGTCAGAACATTGGGCCGGCACGGCGAAAAGCTTCGGCGAACCGTTCGTGGCGCTGCTGGAACGGTACAAGCTGTCCTATACGGGCTGGTGCTGGAACGTCGCCTATGGCCCATCCTTGCGCAATTCAGACGGACGGTCGCTGACGCCCTGGGGCGCTTTCCTCAAACGTTACCTGCACGCGAGCTGA
- a CDS encoding heavy metal-binding domain-containing protein, protein MIVTTTSNIEGKRIVEYRGVIAGEAIVGANIFRDLFASITDIVGGRSGAYESALKGARETAFDELRDAARRAGGNAVVGVDIDYEVVGKAGSMLMVSVSGTAVVVE, encoded by the coding sequence ATGATCGTCACAACCACGTCCAATATCGAGGGCAAGCGTATTGTCGAGTATCGCGGCGTCATCGCCGGCGAGGCGATCGTCGGCGCCAATATCTTTCGCGATCTTTTTGCCTCGATCACCGACATCGTCGGCGGCCGGTCCGGCGCTTATGAAAGCGCGTTGAAAGGCGCTCGCGAGACGGCTTTCGACGAGTTGCGCGATGCGGCGCGCCGCGCGGGCGGCAATGCGGTGGTCGGTGTCGATATCGACTACGAAGTCGTCGGCAAAGCCGGCTCGATGCTGATGGTCAGCGTCAGTGGAACCGCGGTCGTGGTGGAATAA
- a CDS encoding sensor histidine kinase, translated as MPQSRAATTRLVRRFAVTGAAIMLLSAALVAPIHYYIEQRDIKQSVADYNESLANILAFLTRDHVKAILVTADESEHAPILHAIRATLDGAFEHIDPASNLLKVKLFDARGVLIYSTNAEEIGEVGDSDDDGFERAFRDHTQHTDQTYRAKINALRGPLTDRYVVASYVPIFADPDRKQMLGLFELYSDVTERESAFRQALILEMVLIVVIVGIGYAGLLVAIWLGARDMERAHHMNLEMSTKMASLSASAQARTRLLMSMSHHLKTPLNAIIGFSEMIAEERLGALGDKRYAHYAGDILESGRHLLQGIDNILEYVRVDSGKVTINPDMIAPQHLLAAIVRDLAPAAAAAQVSVVVAPLSSELAHIVSDVRFLRQILRNVTDNAIRYNRPGGHVWLDCTIRDAGHVAFTIADDGIGVAEADLADIFEPFGTKAQVLTQVQGGFGLGLSLSRRLAQFLGGTLSLERREAGGVSVTLVLPREIGAAGDGAG; from the coding sequence TTGCCGCAATCCCGTGCCGCCACCACGCGCCTGGTGCGCCGTTTCGCCGTCACCGGTGCCGCGATCATGCTGCTGTCGGCGGCACTGGTGGCACCCATCCACTATTACATCGAACAGCGCGACATCAAGCAGTCGGTCGCCGATTATAATGAAAGCCTCGCCAATATTCTCGCCTTCCTGACGCGCGACCATGTCAAGGCGATCCTGGTGACGGCCGACGAATCCGAACACGCGCCGATCCTCCACGCCATCCGCGCCACGTTGGATGGAGCCTTCGAACATATCGATCCAGCGTCAAATCTGCTCAAGGTCAAGCTGTTCGATGCGCGCGGTGTGCTCATCTATTCGACCAATGCCGAGGAGATCGGTGAGGTGGGCGACAGCGACGACGATGGCTTTGAACGGGCCTTTCGTGACCATACCCAGCACACCGACCAGACCTACCGTGCAAAGATCAACGCTCTGCGCGGACCCCTGACCGATCGCTATGTGGTGGCTAGCTATGTGCCGATCTTCGCCGATCCCGACCGGAAGCAGATGCTGGGATTGTTCGAACTCTATAGCGACGTCACCGAGCGCGAGAGCGCATTCCGTCAGGCGTTGATCCTGGAGATGGTGCTGATCGTGGTCATCGTCGGCATCGGCTATGCCGGCCTGCTGGTGGCGATCTGGCTGGGCGCCCGGGACATGGAGCGCGCCCACCACATGAATCTTGAGATGAGCACCAAGATGGCAAGCCTCAGCGCCTCGGCCCAGGCGCGCACGCGCCTGCTGATGTCGATGAGCCATCATCTGAAGACGCCGCTCAATGCCATCATCGGTTTTTCCGAGATGATCGCCGAGGAACGGCTGGGCGCCCTGGGTGACAAGCGCTATGCCCACTATGCCGGCGACATTCTCGAATCCGGCCGGCATCTGCTGCAGGGCATCGACAACATCCTTGAGTATGTGCGCGTCGACAGCGGCAAGGTCACCATCAATCCGGACATGATCGCGCCACAGCACCTGCTGGCGGCAATCGTGCGTGACCTTGCCCCTGCCGCAGCGGCGGCGCAGGTCAGCGTCGTGGTGGCGCCGCTCAGCAGCGAACTTGCGCATATCGTCAGCGACGTGCGCTTCCTGCGCCAGATCCTGCGCAACGTCACCGACAACGCCATTCGCTACAACCGGCCGGGCGGGCATGTGTGGCTCGACTGCACGATCAGGGATGCGGGTCATGTCGCCTTCACCATCGCCGATGACGGGATTGGCGTCGCCGAAGCGGACCTTGCCGACATCTTTGAACCCTTCGGCACCAAGGCGCAGGTCTTGACCCAGGTGCAGGGCGGGTTCGGCCTGGGCCTGTCGCTGAGCCGGCGCCTTGCCCAATTCCTCGGCGGTACTTTGAGCCTGGAGCGGCGCGAGGCGGGTGGCGTATCGGTGACCCTGGTGCTGCCGCGGGAGATCGGCGCCGCTGGTGACGGTGCAGGATGA
- a CDS encoding GNAT family N-acetyltransferase, with translation MKANPNVAVRALSAADVDIVQEMVLEFGAYLISLGDTWQHNFTAEKYLEDGFGPHPAFRGFIAERNGQALGYILLSPNYDVDRGMRIEVIIDLWVRPAIRRSGAGRALMAAAAASAAANGAQSLLWAVYRPNRLAFDFYQAIGGRLVADLDWMYLDLPGLEQRG, from the coding sequence ATGAAAGCGAATCCGAACGTGGCGGTTCGGGCGCTCAGCGCGGCCGACGTCGACATCGTCCAGGAGATGGTGCTGGAATTCGGCGCCTATCTCATCTCCCTCGGCGATACCTGGCAGCACAATTTCACGGCCGAGAAATACCTCGAGGACGGATTCGGCCCGCATCCGGCCTTTCGCGGCTTCATCGCCGAGAGGAACGGCCAGGCACTGGGCTATATCCTGCTGTCACCCAATTACGATGTCGATCGCGGCATGCGGATTGAAGTCATCATCGACCTCTGGGTGCGGCCGGCCATCCGGCGCAGTGGAGCCGGCCGGGCGCTGATGGCAGCGGCGGCAGCTAGCGCCGCGGCAAACGGGGCGCAATCTTTGTTATGGGCGGTTTATCGTCCCAATCGGCTGGCCTTCGATTTCTATCAGGCCATTGGCGGGCGGCTGGTGGCCGATCTCGACTGGATGTATCTCGACCTGCCGGGGCTGGAACAACGCGGCTAA
- a CDS encoding LTA synthase family protein, with translation MMLKRWHWLLPVLSTALLYGVAYGISDYVFNVAIVTRRIPADFAALLALSLLLFALSRRTSLFLVLQALLIGTLYVGSAAKSAITGRPLMPEDIYSLDAFIKLMGPLGWLVAGLPALLILALFIGNLRFRGRLRQSILLIASGLFLSAGAGSIGLVDWMDHLWGDKPWDQRENYVWRGGTIHVLQELVRTVALATPAPTPEEVGQAIARRLAAADLTAPAGHRRNVHVVLEESFWDPAPLTAAGLRQSPLDPRFLALWQAAGHSTAMSPAFGGQTANAEFEVLCGFPLAQGAVRFEQPMNDNLPCLPRVLGQAGYRTVASHPNIPGFWNRQVSYARLGFETFWSIGDFVLDDMTSIFLSDASLHRQVAEKLKASDDGRPVFDYTVTYYGHWMYDVDDKRPLLGEALSHVDEVNRYVSVVHWKSREMMDAIERWRRDDPDAVIVVFGDHLPLLGKNLAGYAESGFLGGEADHVSPQIQARATQTPLIVIDGRHGPLPLGSLPMYRLPALLLALVDAPQKSVANLAAAPAGLTLRPLPGHVVGIDAAGQPFLCQGDDASGPCKEVARWHDDIDLLAHDIFAGNGHAVARVSGDAADLAAIAKP, from the coding sequence ATGATGCTGAAGCGGTGGCACTGGCTGCTGCCCGTCCTGTCGACGGCGCTCCTCTACGGCGTCGCCTATGGCATTTCCGACTATGTCTTCAACGTCGCCATTGTGACCCGGCGCATCCCGGCCGATTTTGCAGCGCTTCTCGCGCTGTCCCTGCTGCTGTTCGCCTTGTCGCGCCGGACGAGCCTGTTCCTGGTTTTGCAGGCGCTGCTGATCGGCACCCTCTATGTCGGCAGCGCCGCCAAGAGCGCCATCACCGGCCGCCCCTTGATGCCGGAAGACATCTACAGCCTCGATGCCTTCATCAAGCTGATGGGTCCGCTGGGCTGGCTGGTGGCGGGTCTGCCGGCGCTGCTCATCCTGGCGCTGTTCATTGGCAATCTGCGCTTTCGCGGCCGCTTGCGCCAATCGATCCTGCTCATCGCCTCGGGCCTGTTCCTCAGTGCCGGGGCGGGTTCGATCGGCCTGGTTGACTGGATGGATCATCTCTGGGGCGACAAGCCCTGGGACCAGCGGGAAAATTATGTCTGGCGCGGCGGCACCATCCATGTGCTGCAGGAACTCGTGCGCACAGTGGCACTCGCGACACCGGCGCCGACGCCTGAAGAAGTCGGTCAGGCGATCGCGCGGCGCCTTGCCGCGGCCGATCTCACCGCGCCCGCCGGCCACCGCCGCAACGTCCATGTTGTGCTGGAGGAAAGCTTCTGGGACCCGGCGCCGCTGACGGCGGCGGGCCTCCGGCAATCGCCGCTCGACCCACGCTTCCTGGCGCTGTGGCAGGCAGCCGGGCATTCGACGGCGATGTCGCCGGCCTTCGGCGGGCAGACCGCCAATGCCGAATTCGAGGTACTGTGTGGCTTCCCGCTGGCGCAGGGCGCCGTGCGCTTCGAACAGCCGATGAACGACAATCTCCCTTGCCTGCCGCGCGTGCTGGGGCAGGCCGGCTACCGGACGGTGGCGTCCCACCCCAATATTCCAGGCTTCTGGAACCGGCAGGTGAGCTATGCCCGCTTGGGCTTCGAGACATTCTGGTCGATCGGCGATTTCGTCCTGGATGACATGACCTCGATCTTCCTCTCGGATGCATCGCTGCACCGGCAGGTCGCCGAGAAGCTCAAGGCCAGCGATGATGGACGCCCCGTCTTCGACTACACGGTCACCTATTACGGCCATTGGATGTATGACGTCGACGATAAGCGCCCGCTGCTGGGCGAGGCGCTGAGCCATGTCGACGAGGTCAATCGCTATGTCAGCGTGGTGCATTGGAAGTCGCGCGAGATGATGGACGCGATCGAGCGCTGGCGGCGCGATGATCCAGACGCCGTCATCGTCGTCTTCGGCGATCACCTGCCGCTGCTGGGGAAGAACCTGGCGGGCTATGCCGAATCAGGGTTCCTCGGCGGGGAAGCCGATCATGTCTCGCCGCAGATCCAGGCACGCGCGACACAGACGCCACTCATTGTCATCGATGGCCGTCACGGGCCGCTGCCGCTCGGGTCATTGCCAATGTACCGGCTGCCCGCGCTGCTGCTGGCGCTGGTCGATGCGCCGCAAAAAAGCGTCGCGAATCTCGCCGCCGCGCCGGCCGGTCTCACATTGCGGCCGCTGCCGGGTCATGTCGTGGGCATCGATGCCGCCGGCCAGCCCTTCCTGTGTCAGGGTGACGACGCAAGCGGCCCTTGCAAAGAAGTGGCGCGCTGGCACGACGACATCGATCTGCTGGCGCATGACATTTTCGCCGGCAACGGGCATGCTGTGGCACGGGTCAGCGGTGATGCGGCGGATCTTGCCGCCATCGCCAAGCCATAA
- a CDS encoding HAMP domain-containing sensor histidine kinase, giving the protein MSEDVKARIDALLEEADAAFESGHARTLSLTQKALALAVEADDEGLIAACRLECARQQRVMCQYADALDNLEACHGFFVRCGDRQREGIVLRTYAAIYDEVGLFDEALESNQQAHALFEETGDIFFRAICFEDTGNIMRRRGYHDEAIAAFENGLALLDELPPGPAVTRSRAHLGCGLLDACIEAGEDARVLSTVGSVLELVCAIGNGNLEAFCHSMAALAQARNGDGAASLATAAVARHALARAESPYERVSCLMHLGRARDALGDFAQAQALVTEALETAIAAGIQDLTLKCHTELARICERAGAIATALAHLKALRQLESSLVASQTDIRLDRLRLEVDRERIRHSEAERVRQELERQVAARTLELRIAKETAERANRTKSMFLANMSHELRTPLNAINGYSEAMAMELFGKIGEQRYVEYANNIWRSGQHLLSLINSVLDLSKVEAGRMELQLEHFSLRGLINDTLALVQVQADQSGLALIADDVADADLWADPRALKQVLVNLIGNALKFTPAGGEIRVSASAFRDGAEISVADTGIGIAEADIPRALTVFGQLDNAYARRHDGSGLGLPLAKSLIDLHGGTLDITSKPGQGTKVTIRLPQGGNLPDGGLSSRAGNV; this is encoded by the coding sequence GTGAGCGAGGACGTCAAGGCCCGGATCGATGCGTTGCTGGAGGAGGCGGATGCCGCCTTTGAGAGCGGCCATGCCCGGACCCTCAGCCTCACGCAAAAGGCGCTGGCCCTGGCTGTCGAGGCCGACGATGAGGGCTTGATTGCCGCCTGCCGGCTGGAATGCGCCCGACAGCAGCGTGTCATGTGCCAATACGCCGACGCGCTCGACAACCTCGAAGCCTGCCACGGCTTCTTCGTGCGTTGCGGCGACCGGCAGCGCGAAGGCATCGTCCTGCGGACCTATGCCGCAATCTATGACGAGGTGGGCCTCTTCGACGAGGCGCTGGAGAGCAACCAGCAGGCCCACGCCCTGTTCGAGGAAACCGGCGATATCTTTTTCCGGGCCATCTGTTTTGAGGACACCGGCAACATCATGCGCCGGCGCGGCTATCACGACGAAGCCATCGCCGCCTTCGAGAATGGCCTTGCCTTGCTCGACGAATTGCCGCCGGGACCGGCCGTCACACGCTCGCGCGCGCATCTGGGCTGCGGCCTGCTCGATGCCTGCATCGAGGCGGGTGAGGATGCGCGCGTCCTGTCGACCGTCGGCAGCGTGCTGGAACTGGTCTGCGCCATCGGTAACGGCAATCTGGAGGCGTTCTGCCACAGCATGGCGGCGCTGGCCCAGGCGCGCAATGGCGACGGGGCGGCAAGCCTTGCTACCGCCGCAGTCGCGCGTCATGCGCTGGCCCGTGCCGAATCGCCCTATGAGCGCGTCAGCTGTTTGATGCATCTCGGCCGCGCCCGCGATGCGCTGGGCGATTTCGCCCAGGCCCAGGCCTTGGTGACCGAGGCCCTGGAGACGGCCATCGCCGCCGGCATCCAGGACCTGACGCTGAAATGCCATACCGAGCTGGCGCGGATCTGCGAGCGCGCGGGCGCCATTGCCACGGCGTTGGCGCATCTCAAGGCCCTGCGGCAGCTCGAATCGAGTCTCGTCGCCAGCCAGACGGATATCCGGCTCGACCGCCTGCGGCTCGAGGTGGACCGCGAACGCATAAGGCACAGTGAGGCCGAGCGGGTGCGCCAGGAACTGGAACGTCAGGTTGCCGCCCGCACCCTGGAACTCCGTATCGCCAAGGAAACCGCCGAGCGCGCCAACCGCACCAAGAGCATGTTCCTTGCCAATATGAGCCACGAACTGCGCACGCCCCTCAATGCCATCAACGGCTATTCCGAGGCGATGGCGATGGAGCTGTTCGGCAAAATCGGCGAGCAGCGCTATGTCGAATACGCCAACAACATCTGGCGCAGCGGCCAGCATTTGCTATCGCTGATCAATTCCGTGCTCGACCTTTCCAAGGTCGAAGCCGGGCGCATGGAACTGCAGCTCGAGCATTTCTCTTTGCGCGGCCTCATCAACGACACGCTGGCCTTGGTTCAGGTGCAGGCCGATCAGAGCGGCCTTGCTTTGATTGCCGACGATGTTGCCGATGCCGACCTCTGGGCCGATCCGCGGGCCCTGAAACAGGTTCTGGTCAACCTCATCGGCAATGCCTTGAAATTCACCCCGGCGGGGGGCGAGATCCGCGTCAGCGCCAGCGCGTTCCGCGACGGCGCGGAAATCAGCGTCGCCGATACCGGGATCGGCATCGCGGAAGCGGACATCCCGCGTGCCCTCACTGTTTTCGGGCAGCTCGACAATGCCTATGCCAGGCGCCATGACGGTTCCGGCCTGGGGCTGCCGCTGGCGAAATCCCTGATCGACCTGCATGGCGGCACACTCGATATCACGTCGAAGCCTGGCCAGGGCACCAAGGTGACGATCCGATTGCCGCAGGGCGGGAACTTGCCCGATGGCGGGCTCAGCTCGCGTGCAGGTAACGTTTGA
- a CDS encoding sugar-transfer associated ATP-grasp domain-containing protein: protein MTTRVLDPRDLIRSILFWALLIPLALIAFIGAEITHHDWVDSVNAIVYAFGAILALTLARQAGHQAQDELERDLADPFGRPFWLLVAVICLVFVFSELFGGFIEHYEQQVSPFWIGDLLCWLAAVTFTLTVARLRPRHPGSAARFITPIVPLLGLGLGLQSIDLGLDVGEPHLRHHFGLSLETYDNITDLLEFAFLQLYLLAFIGLAAEITARHALQSQIVTAETAAEPAVTLRAAQLAFTTATLTSRKFSRRRLQRAMEGLIIADGMVGMAAGIRLTRRLGPSIMRRTGKSPLRQFAEQMAFMWKFGLAPKTYYQFELFDPALGAVAGQYLQRSETKASAYKIMHKATGHRLSEKLEFHNRCLELGLPAAPVVFAATDGLPDAAFADLAELPPVDLFIKPRKGSGGRGAVKWQYAEGIFVHKDGQHLTPAALRQSVIDQSAETNMLVQKTLTNHAALADINCGTLATIRIVTCRNESGAYEVTNAAFRMPRVSGSAVDNFHAGGIASAVDITSGRLGAATDLGLSPHSGWFATHPITGAAIEGRILPRWAEARALVERAHPSFSDFAVIGWDVAILEDGPCIIEANGAPDLDIIQRTARAPLGNARLGRLMAWHVKRDLRGALLG, encoded by the coding sequence ATGACCACCCGTGTTCTCGATCCGCGCGACCTCATCCGCTCGATCCTGTTTTGGGCTCTGCTCATTCCGCTGGCGCTGATCGCCTTCATCGGTGCCGAAATCACGCATCACGACTGGGTCGATAGCGTGAATGCGATCGTCTATGCCTTTGGCGCCATCCTGGCCTTGACGCTGGCGCGCCAGGCGGGTCATCAGGCCCAGGATGAGCTTGAGCGCGACCTGGCCGATCCCTTTGGCCGCCCCTTCTGGCTGTTGGTCGCGGTCATTTGCCTGGTCTTCGTTTTTTCCGAACTCTTCGGCGGCTTCATCGAGCATTACGAACAACAGGTCTCGCCGTTCTGGATCGGGGATCTGCTGTGCTGGCTGGCGGCCGTGACCTTTACGCTGACGGTTGCGCGCCTGCGACCGCGCCATCCCGGCAGCGCGGCGCGCTTCATCACGCCGATCGTGCCATTGCTGGGCCTGGGCCTCGGGCTGCAAAGCATCGACCTTGGCCTTGATGTCGGCGAGCCGCATCTGCGGCACCATTTCGGCCTCAGCCTCGAGACCTATGACAACATCACCGATCTGCTGGAGTTTGCCTTCCTGCAGCTCTATCTGCTGGCCTTCATCGGCCTGGCGGCAGAGATAACGGCGCGTCACGCCCTGCAGAGCCAGATCGTCACGGCAGAGACAGCGGCTGAACCCGCCGTGACCTTACGCGCCGCGCAGCTGGCCTTTACCACGGCCACACTGACCTCGCGGAAATTCAGCCGCCGACGCCTGCAACGCGCCATGGAGGGCCTGATCATTGCCGACGGAATGGTCGGCATGGCGGCCGGGATCCGCCTCACGCGGCGCCTTGGCCCCAGCATCATGCGACGCACCGGCAAATCGCCCTTGCGGCAGTTTGCCGAGCAGATGGCTTTCATGTGGAAGTTCGGCCTGGCGCCCAAGACCTATTATCAGTTCGAACTGTTCGATCCGGCGCTTGGCGCCGTCGCCGGGCAGTATCTGCAGCGCAGCGAAACCAAGGCCTCTGCCTATAAGATCATGCACAAGGCGACCGGCCATCGCCTTAGCGAGAAACTCGAATTCCACAACCGCTGCCTTGAACTGGGCCTGCCGGCAGCACCCGTGGTCTTCGCTGCGACAGATGGCTTGCCTGACGCCGCCTTTGCCGATCTTGCCGAATTGCCGCCGGTCGATCTCTTCATCAAGCCGCGCAAAGGCAGTGGCGGGCGCGGTGCCGTCAAATGGCAATATGCCGAGGGCATCTTCGTCCATAAGGATGGCCAGCATTTGACGCCTGCGGCCTTGCGCCAGTCGGTGATCGACCAATCAGCCGAGACCAATATGCTGGTGCAAAAGACGCTGACCAATCATGCGGCATTGGCCGATATCAATTGCGGGACCCTTGCCACCATCCGCATCGTCACCTGCCGCAATGAAAGCGGCGCTTATGAAGTGACCAATGCCGCCTTCCGCATGCCGCGCGTCTCCGGCTCGGCGGTCGACAATTTCCACGCCGGCGGCATCGCCTCGGCGGTCGACATCACGAGCGGCCGCTTAGGCGCTGCGACCGATCTCGGCCTATCCCCCCATTCGGGCTGGTTCGCCACGCATCCGATCACTGGCGCCGCCATCGAGGGCCGCATCCTGCCGCGCTGGGCCGAAGCGCGCGCGCTGGTCGAGCGCGCGCACCCCTCATTCAGCGATTTCGCCGTTATCGGCTGGGACGTCGCCATTCTTGAAGACGGCCCCTGCATCATCGAAGCCAATGGTGCGCCGGACCTCGACATCATCCAACGCACCGCGCGTGCGCCGCTCGGCAACGCGCGCCTGGGCAGGCTGATGGCCTGGCATGTGAAACGCGACCTGCGCGGTGCGCTGCTGGGGTGA